In Dehalogenimonas sp. THU2, the sequence GCTTCTGTTGAATTATATCGGCGGCGAGGGCCGGATTAGCCCGGCCTTTGGACAGTTTCATCATCTGTCCGACCAGGAATTTGAGCGACTGTTCTTTACCGGCGTGATAATCAGCGACGGCGGCCGGATTGGCGGAGATGATGTCCGCGGCCATGTCTTTGAGGGCGGAGTCGTCGGAGATCTGGGCAAGTCCTTTATCCTTAATGATGTCCGCGGCGGACTTGCCGGAATTGTACATCTCCTCCAGCACGGTCTTGGCGGTGGCGCTGTTGATAGTGCCTTTGGCGGTGACGACGGCCAGGCCGGCCAGGGCGGCGGGGGGCACCTTTTCGCTGAAAGCGGCGATGTCGATGTTGGCCGCGTTCATGATGCGGGAGATCTCGCCGTTGACCCAGTTGGCGGCGTCCTTGGCGGTTGCCGCCATATCCGCGCTGAGGACGGCTTCGAAATAATCCGCCGTCTCGCGGGCGGAGGTCAGCAGGGAGGCGTCGTAATCGGACAGGCTGTAATCTCGCATGAAGCGGGCCTGGCGGGCTTCCGGTAGTTCGGGCAGCCGCGACCGGACATCCTCGATCCATTTGTCGTCGAACTTAAGCGGCGGCAGATCGGGTTCCGGGAAATAGCGGTAATCGTGGGCAAACTCCTTGGAGCGCTGCGAGACCGTCTCGCCCCGGTCGTCCAGCCAGCCGCGGGTCTCCTGCTTGGCGCTGATGCCCAGGTCATAATCTTTGGATTGCCGGCCGACCTCGTACTCCAGCGCCCGGAAAACGGCGCGGAATGAGTTCATGTTCTTGACTTCCACCTTGGGGTAGAACTTCGTCTCACCAGCCGGTCTGAGCGAGATGTTGGCGTCGCAGCGGAAGGATCCCTCGTCCATGTTGGCCACCGACACGCCTAGGTAGCGCAGGATGGTGCGGAGTTTCATCAGGTACTGGCGTGCCTCTTCCGGCTCCCGCATGTCCGGCTCACTGACGACCTCCATCAGCGGCACGCCGGAGCGGTTGACGTCCACCAGGGAGTGCCCGCCGCCGAGTTCATCGCGGTGGATGAGCTTGGACACGTCTTCCTCGAGGTGAACGCGGGTGATGCCGATACGCCGCACCTCACCGTTGACGGTGACATCCAGCCAGCCGTTACGGCCGATGGGCTCGTCGTATTGGGATATCTGGTAACCCTTCACAAGGTCAGGGTAGGGGTAGTTCTTGCGGTCGAACTTGGAGTGCGGCGCGATGGTGCAGTGGAGCGCCAGCGCCGTCATCATGGTGAACTCCACGGCGCGCTTGTTGATCACCGGCAGGACGCCGGGCAGGCCGAGGCATACCGGGCAGACGCGGGTATTGGGCGGCGCGTCGGCATAGTCCGAGGCGCAGCGGCAATACATCTTGCTGGCGGTGGCCAGTTGGGCGTGGACCTCCAGCCCGATGACCGTCTCGTATTTGGTAATCGTCGTCGTCATGAAATTAACCTTGTAAGTATAGCAATACAGCCGCAGAGCGGCAACAGGCGCTCAATCACTTGTCATGACCTAAAAATAAATATGCCAAACCCGCCAAAATCCTATTGACAGCCCAGGAGTGCCGGTGTGCTACAATGCACTCTCTGATAAGCGTGTTACAGGATGAACTTGCTGATTTTGCGTTGTTTTGCCGCCTCTCGGATTTCTTCGCGTGGTTCTCCCGGATCGTCGCCTGAATTGTTTGGATTGTTTTTACTTGTCACAACGAAACAATCTCACGTTTGGCGCCTCGGATTCCAATCGTGGAAAATCGGGATTGTTTCCGAAAATAGCATCGGCGAAAAAACAAAAACCGTCATTTGCTCTCCTATATCGGTCGGCCCGAAGCTGAAACTGAAAACACCTTATTCACCTCCCTTGAGAAAATTTACAAACATTTTACATTCGGCTAATACTTGGATAATACTGGGAGTGTAGTATGGGTGTCACAAGGAGGACGATATGTCAAAGACGATTTTGAGACTGGTTTCAGGTACCGTGGTTCTGGCCGTGCTGGCTACAGGCGCGGTGGGAGTGGCGGCGGCGGATAGGACCGCAAGGGAACCGGCGCCGGCGGTCGAACGGACACAGCGTCCGGACGCCAGTGTTGCGGCGACGATCGATCAGATCATCGAACGCATCATGGAGATGCGGAACCGCAGCAATGTGGTCGCGTTGCTCGACCGGCTGGTGAAGAACGACCGGATCACCCAGGGCGAAGCCAATCAGATCCTTAAAGACTGGGACGAAAAGCATCCGCCACCGTCCTTCGCGGACATCGAAGCCCGGATCATGGCGATGAAGAATCACAATAACGTAGTCGCCGTCCTCGACCGGCTGGTGGCCAACGGCATCATCACCCAGGGCGAGGCAAACCAGCTCCTCAAGGCATGGGAAGAGGCGAACCCGCCGCCGTCCTTCGAGGATATCGAAGCCCGGATCATGGCGATGAAGAACCACAATAACGTGGTCGCCGTCCTGGATCGGCTGGTGGCCAACGGCATCATCACCCAGGGCGAGGCCAACCAGCTCCTTAAGGTCTGGGAAGAGGCCAACCCGCCGCCGTCCTTCGAGGACATCGAAGCCCGGATTTTGGCGATGAAGAACCACGACAGAGTGATAACCGTCCTCGACCGGCTGGTGGCTAACGGTATCATCAGTCAGGGTGAGGCCAACCAGTTACTTAAGGCATGGGAAGACCAGCATCCTGACTGGCAGACCGCGCCGACTCCTCCTCTGCCTACCACGTCCGCACGGACAGCGTGACCGGTAATCGCGTAGAAAGAACAGGCCGGGAGGGGAACCTGCCGGCCTGTTTCATTTACCAATCCTGCCCGTTATAATGTCGCAAAAGCCAGATAATATTATGGAAACGATCTTCATCATCGACGACGAGCCCAATATCGTCGAACTGGCACGGCTTTACCTGGAACGCGATGGTTATAAGGTACTCTCCGCCGGGAAAGGCCGCGACGGCCTGGACCAGATCGCCGCTGCCGGTCCGAATCTGATAATACTGGACGTCATGCTGCCCGACATCGATGGGTTCGAGGTCTTGAAACGTATCCGAAAAGGCAGCCAGGTACCCGTGCTGATGCTGTCCGCCCGGCGTGAGGATGTGGATAAGATCGTCGGGCTGGAAATGGGAGCCGACGACTACCTTACCAAGCCGTTCAATCCCCACGAATTGCTGGCGCGGGTCAGAGCGGTGCTGCGCCGCAGCAAGGTGATGGAACCGGCGGCCGAAGTTATCGAACTGGGCAACCTCAGGATAGACGCAGACCGCCATGAAGCCGCGGTGGCGGGATCGAAAATATCCCTGCGCAGCAAGGAATTCGCCCTGCTGCTGGCTATGGCCCGTCATCCCGGCGTGGTATTCAGCCGGGAGAAGCTCCTAAACCAGGTCTGGGGGTACGACTATTACGGCGACACCCGGACCGTGGATGTTCACGTAAACCATCTGCGCGACAAGCTGAAAGTCTCCGGCGTCGACATCGAAACGCTTCGGGGCACGGGGTACAAACTGGTGGCTCGCGAGGAGGCCGGGTGAGCCTGCGGCTGAAGCTTTTCTTCACCTATGCGCTGGTGGTGGTCGTTACCTTGCTCATCGCCGCGCTGGGCAGCGCCGTGCTGGTTCGCCAGTACGCCGACAACCTGGCGCTGGAGCGGCTCGACGATGCCGCCCGGCCTATTTCGGTGCAGGTGACCGCACTGATACGGGGGAATGTCACCCTGCCGGAACTCATCCAGAACATGCAGGAACAGGCCGATGCTTCCGGTATGTATATCCTGTGGTCTGATACCTCCGGCGACTTGGTGCGCCAACTGACGCCGCAAGGCCGGGCGATATTACAGTTTCCCGAAGGCACATTGCCCCACGGCGTCCCGCAGGGAACTACCGGACAACTGACCGACAGCACCGGGGGAGAGTATTTCTACTCGGCCTACCCGCTGGCCCGAGCGCCGGCCGGTCTGGCGCGGGCGCAGACGCTGATCCTGACGGTGCCCCGGCCTGAGGCTGCTGTGGCCTTGGCCGGGATTTTTCGCCCCTTCGCCTGGGCTGGTATCATCGCCCTTTTTGCCTCGTTGCTGCTGGCGCTCTGGCTGTCGCGTTCGGTTTATAAGCCCCTCGGCGATATCACCGCCGCCGCCGGGAAGATCGCCCTTGGGGAATATGCCCATCGCATCGATTCGAAAGAAACCGGTGAGATCGGCAAGCTGGCGAAAAGCTTCGACCGTATGGCGTCGGAGGTGGAGGCTTCACAGCTGAAGCTAAGGCATTTCGTCGCCGATGTCTCCCACGAACTGAAAAGCCCGCTGACCGCCATCCAGGGTTTTTCCCAGGCGCTCCTCGACGGCACCGCCGCCGATACGGCCACCCGTGACAAGGCCGCCAGGGTCATCAACGAAGAAGCCCGGCGCCTGCGCCGGCAGGTGGACGAACTGCTGGACCTGTCCCGCTTTCAATCCGGCCAGCTCAGGATGAGTTTCGAAAATGTGGACCTGGCTGAGGTGCTGACCCATTCGGTCGAACTCTTCAGCCTGCCCGCCGCCGACAAATCGGTAGCGCTGAAGCTTGATGTCGCGTCAGGCCTGACGGTACGGGGCGACGCCGACCGGCTGGAACAGGTCTTCAACAATCTGTTGGATAACGCCGTCAAGAATAGCCCTCAGTTCTCTACGGTCAGGGTTGCCGCACATAAAAACGGCGCCCGTATCGAGGCCACGGTCACCGACGAGGGTCCCGGCATTCACCCAGACCAGTTGGAACGCGTCTTCGACCGTTTTTACCAGGTGACCGGGGTGAGGACGGGGGTGGGGCTGGGGCTGGCCATCAGCCGCGAGATCGTGCTGGCCCACGGGGGCGGCATCGAGGCGCGGAGCGCGCCGGGGGCGGGGGTGGAGTTTGTGGTCATATTCCCGGCCGGATAAAAGACCCGGTTTACCCCGTTACATCCCGTTTACGGAACAGGTAGAAGGCGTAGGTTACGAACGCCACGCTATAAATACTTAAGACGACGGTGGCGTGTGTCACACTGGGGAGCGCATCCGACTGGCCGAAACCCATCCCTCCACTGAAGCTTGCCGGTAGATCGGCCAGCGCGGTGATGGCGCTGACATTGGCGGCCAGCAGATAGTTGGGTATATCGGCCACCCAGCCTCCGGCCAGTCCCATCAGGCCGGTTATGATGGGTTCGAAGAAGAGCACGGCGATACCCAGGGCGATGCCCGGCATAGCCGAACGTCCGGCGATGGACAGTAAGAAAGCCATGAAGATGAAAGGTATCATCACAAAGAATGTACGCCAGAACTGCAGGAACTGGTCAAAGATGTAGTCGCCGGTGATGAAGCCGAAGTCGAAGGCATTGCCGCCGATGGCTGTGGTCAGGAGGCTCATCAACATTCCGGTGAGCACGCCCACGACCATGCCGATGAGGACGAGGATGAGGACCGCGATGATCTTGGAGCCCAGCAGTTTGAACCGGCTTTCACTGGCGGTGACGGTGGTGCGGATGGTGCGCCAGTTGTATTCGCTGCCCATGGCGCTGGCCATCAGGATCACGGCCAGTATCGCGCCCAATGAGGATATCATGTTGAGGGCAAATGGCACGGCCACCGGCAGCCCCAGCACGGTCTGGATGTCGCCGCTACCCGGCCCCTGACCGCCCGGCCCGGCCGGCAGTTCGACGTTGGAAACGGCGAACAGTATCAGGTACATGATCGCCATGATGCCTATTAGAACGAAAAGCAGGGTACGGGTCATGCCGCGCTTGCGCAGCTTGAACAACTCGGCGCCGATCAGCCTATTCATGGCCTTCACCTCCGGTAAGCTCCAGGAAGACGTCCTCAAGGCTGGCGACATGTTTGACCAGCTCCGATGCGAAGATATTATTTTGGGCCAGCGCCTGGTTCACCTGGGCGCCGCTGTCCGGGGGCGCATCCACCACCAGGTAACCGGCCTCGGCTCTAACCGATTTGACCCACGGCAGACTTTGCAACACTGCTGTCGCCCCCGCCGGATCGTCCACCCGGACATGCAGCACCTGGCCGTTGGACACCAGTTCGCGGACCGGTGCGGAGGTGAGCATCTCACCCTTCTTGATGATGGCCACCCGGTCGCATACCAGTTCCACCTCGTGCAGCAGGTGACTGCACAGGAAGATAGCGCGGTCCTCCTGGGCCAGCTCCGGGATGAGGTCGCGGATCTCCTTGGTGCCGGCCGGGTCCAGGCCGTTGGTCGGCTCGTCGAGGATGATGAGCTCCGGATCTCTGAGCAGCGCCGCGGCGATGCCGAGCCGCTGTTTCATGCCCATGGAGTACGTCTGGTACTTATCCTTGGCGCGGTCCAGCAGGTTGACCCGGTCCAGCACCTGGTTGATCTTGCCGTCGGCGATACCGCCGATGCTTTTACCCAGGGCGATCAGGTTGTCGTGGCCGGAGAGGTAAGGGTAAAAAGACGGCTCCTCGATGATGGCTCCGACCCGCCGCAGGATCGCCCAGCGGTTTTCCTTGAGTTTCAGCCCGAAGATCTCGATGTCTCCGGCAGTGGGGGCGACCAGCCCCAGCAGCATGCCGACGGTGGTGCTCTTCCCGGCGCCGTTGGGCCCCAGGAAGCCGAACACTTCCCCGCGCCTGATCTCCAGGTTCATATTCTTGACCGCCGCCAGTGTGCCGAAATACTTGGTGAGGCCTGAGGTGCGCAAGATGACATCGCATGCTTCCGGATGGGGGTTGTAGCCGGGTGGTATGATCATATTCCCTTCCCTTCGATTATGGACTCGATATCCCGGGATGCCCTTTTGATCGTTTCACGTATCGCGGCTTTCTGTTCGGGATTGAGCCGATCGATCTTCCGGCCGAAGAGCTGGCGCAGATGCTGCAACTGTTCCACGGTGTCTTTCCATTCGGCCTGGTTGAAGTGACCTTTGTGCGCGGCGATATTGTTCAAACCGTCGATGATGTCGGAGTGTTTGGAAAGATATTCCAAGCCCTGCGCGGTGATGGTGTAGGTCTTTCGCCCGGTGTTTTCCACCGAGGTGACGTATCCCTGCTCCTGGAGCGTTTGCAGGATGGGATATACGCTGCCGGGGCTGGGTGTGTAGAAGCCATGGGAGCGTTCCTCCAACGCCCGGATGAGCTCGTAGCCATGCGCCGGTTTGTCCTTGAGCAGGTCGAGCAGAACGAACCTGAGGACGCCTTTTTCAAAGAACCGTTTGGCTCGCGCCGGCCCGAACGACGGCCAACGGGGCGACATGTGGCAACAGATGTGGAGCCTTTTGAACAACTTCATGCGATATATCGTAACATATCGGAATACATCGGTCAATCGTCGGACTGTGCGCTTGCCGGGAGGGGGAGAGTACCAATACTACCAATTCAAATACTACCAATGTGGGACGGCGGGACCGGGTTTGGTTAGGTGTGGGCTCACATGCGGTGATGAACTAAAAGGGAGGGGCTTTTTACCCCTCCCTTTTAGATTCGATTCTATTTCGGGTTAAACCTCGCGGAATTCACCCTCTACAGTGCCTTCGTCCTTGGGCTTTTCGCCGCCCTCGGCGCCTTCAGCGCCGGGCGGAGGCTGCTGCGCCTGCTGCTGGCTGTAGATGGCGGTGCCCAGTTTCTGCATGGCCTGGTTCAGGTCTTCCGTGGCGCTCTTGATGGCGGAGGTATCGGAACCCTGGAGTGCCTGCCGTACCGCTTCTATCTTGCCGGTGATCTCGGTGTTGAGATCTTCCGGTACCTTGTCCTTGTTGTCCCGGAGCATCTTCTCCGCCTGGTAGGCCATGGTATCGCCTTGGTTCTTGGCCTCGACCTGGTCCTTGCGGGCGCTGTCCTCGGCGGCGTGAGCCTCGGCGTCCTTCTGCATCCGCTCCACTTCTTCCTTGGATAGGCCGGAAGAGGCGGTGATGGTGATCTTCTGCTCCTTGCCGGTGCCCTTGTCCTGGGCGCGGACCGACAGGATACCGTTGGCATCGACGTCGAAGGTCACTTCCACCTGTGGCAGGCCGCGGGGGGCGGGCAGGATGCCGTCCAGCATGAAGCGGCCCAGGGTGCGGTTGTCGGCGGCCATGGGGCGTTCGCCCTGCAAGACATGGATCTCCACGCTGGGCTGGTTGTCGGCGGCGGTGGAGAAGACCTGACTCTTGCTGGTAGGGATGGTCGTATTACGGGGGATGAGGGGGGTAGCCACGCCGCCCAGCGTCTCGATACCCAGGGTCAGTGGGGAAACATCGAGAAGGAGGATGTCGGAGACCTCGCCCTTGATGACGCCAGCCTGGATGGCGGCGCCGATAGCTACGACCTCGTCCGGGTTGACGCTCATATTGGGATCTTTGCCGAATAGTTCCTTGACCTTGGCGCGGACCAGCGGCATGCGGGTTTGACCGCCGACCAGGATGACCTCATCGATCTGGGCGATGGTTTTACCGGCATCCTGAAGCGCCTGTCGAGAGGGGGCGACTGTTTTCTCGACCAGGTCCGCCACCAACTGCTCCAACTTGGAACGGGTCAGTGTAATGTTGAGGTGCTTGGGGCCGGAGGCGTCGGCGGTGATGAAGGGCAGGTTGACCTCGGTCTGCTGCACCGTGGACAGCTCCACCTTGGCCTTTTC encodes:
- the gatB gene encoding Asp-tRNA(Asn)/Glu-tRNA(Gln) amidotransferase subunit GatB, which codes for MTTTITKYETVIGLEVHAQLATASKMYCRCASDYADAPPNTRVCPVCLGLPGVLPVINKRAVEFTMMTALALHCTIAPHSKFDRKNYPYPDLVKGYQISQYDEPIGRNGWLDVTVNGEVRRIGITRVHLEEDVSKLIHRDELGGGHSLVDVNRSGVPLMEVVSEPDMREPEEARQYLMKLRTILRYLGVSVANMDEGSFRCDANISLRPAGETKFYPKVEVKNMNSFRAVFRALEYEVGRQSKDYDLGISAKQETRGWLDDRGETVSQRSKEFAHDYRYFPEPDLPPLKFDDKWIEDVRSRLPELPEARQARFMRDYSLSDYDASLLTSARETADYFEAVLSADMAATAKDAANWVNGEISRIMNAANIDIAAFSEKVPPAALAGLAVVTAKGTINSATAKTVLEEMYNSGKSAADIIKDKGLAQISDDSALKDMAADIISANPAAVADYHAGKEQSLKFLVGQMMKLSKGRANPALAADIIQQKLKEG
- a CDS encoding response regulator transcription factor; translated protein: METIFIIDDEPNIVELARLYLERDGYKVLSAGKGRDGLDQIAAAGPNLIILDVMLPDIDGFEVLKRIRKGSQVPVLMLSARREDVDKIVGLEMGADDYLTKPFNPHELLARVRAVLRRSKVMEPAAEVIELGNLRIDADRHEAAVAGSKISLRSKEFALLLAMARHPGVVFSREKLLNQVWGYDYYGDTRTVDVHVNHLRDKLKVSGVDIETLRGTGYKLVAREEAG
- a CDS encoding HAMP domain-containing sensor histidine kinase, producing MSLRLKLFFTYALVVVVTLLIAALGSAVLVRQYADNLALERLDDAARPISVQVTALIRGNVTLPELIQNMQEQADASGMYILWSDTSGDLVRQLTPQGRAILQFPEGTLPHGVPQGTTGQLTDSTGGEYFYSAYPLARAPAGLARAQTLILTVPRPEAAVALAGIFRPFAWAGIIALFASLLLALWLSRSVYKPLGDITAAAGKIALGEYAHRIDSKETGEIGKLAKSFDRMASEVEASQLKLRHFVADVSHELKSPLTAIQGFSQALLDGTAADTATRDKAARVINEEARRLRRQVDELLDLSRFQSGQLRMSFENVDLAEVLTHSVELFSLPAADKSVALKLDVASGLTVRGDADRLEQVFNNLLDNAVKNSPQFSTVRVAAHKNGARIEATVTDEGPGIHPDQLERVFDRFYQVTGVRTGVGLGLAISREIVLAHGGGIEARSAPGAGVEFVVIFPAG
- a CDS encoding ABC transporter permease gives rise to the protein MNRLIGAELFKLRKRGMTRTLLFVLIGIMAIMYLILFAVSNVELPAGPGGQGPGSGDIQTVLGLPVAVPFALNMISSLGAILAVILMASAMGSEYNWRTIRTTVTASESRFKLLGSKIIAVLILVLIGMVVGVLTGMLMSLLTTAIGGNAFDFGFITGDYIFDQFLQFWRTFFVMIPFIFMAFLLSIAGRSAMPGIALGIAVLFFEPIITGLMGLAGGWVADIPNYLLAANVSAITALADLPASFSGGMGFGQSDALPSVTHATVVLSIYSVAFVTYAFYLFRKRDVTG
- a CDS encoding ABC transporter ATP-binding protein codes for the protein MIIPPGYNPHPEACDVILRTSGLTKYFGTLAAVKNMNLEIRRGEVFGFLGPNGAGKSTTVGMLLGLVAPTAGDIEIFGLKLKENRWAILRRVGAIIEEPSFYPYLSGHDNLIALGKSIGGIADGKINQVLDRVNLLDRAKDKYQTYSMGMKQRLGIAAALLRDPELIILDEPTNGLDPAGTKEIRDLIPELAQEDRAIFLCSHLLHEVELVCDRVAIIKKGEMLTSAPVRELVSNGQVLHVRVDDPAGATAVLQSLPWVKSVRAEAGYLVVDAPPDSGAQVNQALAQNNIFASELVKHVASLEDVFLELTGGEGHE
- a CDS encoding PadR family transcriptional regulator: MKLFKRLHICCHMSPRWPSFGPARAKRFFEKGVLRFVLLDLLKDKPAHGYELIRALEERSHGFYTPSPGSVYPILQTLQEQGYVTSVENTGRKTYTITAQGLEYLSKHSDIIDGLNNIAAHKGHFNQAEWKDTVEQLQHLRQLFGRKIDRLNPEQKAAIRETIKRASRDIESIIEGKGI
- the dnaK gene encoding molecular chaperone DnaK — protein: MGKVVGIDLGTTNSEVAVIQAGEPVVIPSAEGGTLVPSVVAVNKNGERLVGRQAKNQSVLNPENTIYSIKRFMGRKWGEPAGRELPVEEDAKRKPYKVTKGANNEVKVLLGGKEYTPPELSAMILQKLKADAEAFLGETVTEAVITVPAYFNDAQRQATKDAGQIAGLKVLRIVNEPTAAALAYGLDKKKEETVAVYDLGGGTFDVSILELGEGTFQVKSTNGDTHLGGDDFDQKIIDWLVAEYKKDQGIDLSKDKTAMQRLKESAEKAKVELSTVQQTEVNLPFITADASGPKHLNITLTRSKLEQLVADLVEKTVAPSRQALQDAGKTIAQIDEVILVGGQTRMPLVRAKVKELFGKDPNMSVNPDEVVAIGAAIQAGVIKGEVSDILLLDVSPLTLGIETLGGVATPLIPRNTTIPTSKSQVFSTAADNQPSVEIHVLQGERPMAADNRTLGRFMLDGILPAPRGLPQVEVTFDVDANGILSVRAQDKGTGKEQKITITASSGLSKEEVERMQKDAEAHAAEDSARKDQVEAKNQGDTMAYQAEKMLRDNKDKVPEDLNTEITGKIEAVRQALQGSDTSAIKSATEDLNQAMQKLGTAIYSQQQAQQPPPGAEGAEGGEKPKDEGTVEGEFREV